The following coding sequences are from one Sesamum indicum cultivar Zhongzhi No. 13 linkage group LG11, S_indicum_v1.0, whole genome shotgun sequence window:
- the LOC105174592 gene encoding pyruvate decarboxylase 1, giving the protein METKIGSLDSCKPATCNDVGSLPSNGVVSTIQSSVVAFNSAEATLGRHLARRLVQIGVSDVFSVPGDFNLTLLDHLIAEPSLNLIGCCNELNAGYAADGYARARGVGACVVTFTVGGLSVLNAIAGAYSENLPVICIVGGPNSNDYGTNRVLHHTIGLPDFSQELRCFQTVTCFQAVVNNLEDAHELIDTAISTALKESKPVYISVSCNLPAIPHPTFSREPVPFSLSPKLSNKMGLEAAVEAAAEFLNKAVKPVMVGGPKLRVAKACNAFVQLADACGYALAVMPSAKGLVPEHHSHFIGTYWGAVSTAFCAEIVESADAYLFAGPIFNDYSSVGYSLLLKKEKAIIVQPDRVIIGNGPAFGCVLMKDFLIALGKRLKPNATAYENYHRIYVPDGHPLKSEPKEALRVNVLFQHIQKMLSAETAVIAETGDSWFNCQKLKLPQGCGYEFQMQYGSIGWSVGATLGYGQAVPNKRVIACIGDGSFQVTAQDVSTMLRCGQKSIIFLINNGGYTIEVEIHDGPYNVIKNWNYTALVDAIHNGEGNCWTTKVRCEEELIEAIETATGAKKECLCFIEVIVHKDDTSKELLEWGSRVSAANSRPPNPQ; this is encoded by the exons ATGGAAACGAAGATAGGTTCGTTGGACTCTTGTAAGCCAGCCACCTGTAATGACGTCGGTAGCCTCCCCTCCAATGGTGTCGTCTCCACTATCCAGTCATCCGTCGTGGCGTTTAACTCTGCTGAGGCCACGCTCGGCCGCCATCTGGCCCGCCGCCTCGTTCAGATCGGCGTCAGTGACGTCTTCTCTGTTCCCGGCGACTTCAACTTGACGCTGCTTGATCATCTCATAGCCGAGCCTAGCCTCAACTTGATCGGCTGTTGCAACGAGCTCAACGCCGGCTATGCGGCCGACGGCTATGCCAGGGCTCGAGGAGTTGGCGCATGCGTCGTGACTTTTACTGTCGGAGGTTTGAGTGTTCTCAATGCGATCGCCGGCGCCTACAGTGAGAATCTTCCGGTGATATGTATTGTTGGAGGACCGAACTCGAATGACTATGGTACTAACCGGGTCCTACATCACACTATCGGATTACCGGATTTCAGCCAGGAGCTACGTTGCTTCCAGACTGTTACTTGCTTTCAG GCGGTGGTGAATAATTTGGAGGATGCACATGAGTTGATAGATACGGCGATATCCACTGCGTTAAAGGAGAGTAAGCCAGTTTACATAAGCGTCAGCTGCAACTTGCCAGCAATTCCACACCCGACTTTTAGTCGTGAGCCTGTACCGTTTTCTCTCTCCCCGAA GTTGAGTAACAAAATGGGCCTGGAAGCTGCAGTTGAAGCGGCAGCTGAGTTCTTGAACAAGGCCGTGAAGCCAGTGATGGTAGGAGGACCAAAACTGCGTGTTGCAAAAGCATGCAATGCCTTTGTTCAATTGGCCGATGCTTGTGGCTATGCCCTTGCAGTTATGCCGTCAGCTAAAGGGCTAGTTCCAGAGCACCACTCCCATTTCATTGGTACCTACTGGGGGGCTGTGAGTACTGCCTTCTGCGCTGAAATTGTGGAATCAGCTGATGCTTATCTGTTCGCCGGACCAATATTTAACGACTACAGTTCTGTCGGGTACTCTCTGCTTCTCAAGAAAGAGAAGGCAATTATTGTGCAGCCTGATCGTGTGATCATTGGTAATGGACCGGCATTTGGATGTGTCCTAATGAAGGATTTCTTAATTGCTCTTGGAAAAAGGCTCAAGCCTAATGCAACTGCTTATGAGAACTACCACAGGATTTATGTGCCTGACGGGCATCCTCTGAAAAGTGAGCCCAAGGAGGCATTGAGAGTAAATGTTTTGTTTCAGCATATTCAGAAGATGTTGTCTGCGGAGACAGCTGTCATTGCTGAGACAGGAGATTCATGGTTTAACTGCCAGAAACTGAAATTACCCCAAGGATGCGG GTATGAATTCCAGATGCAATATGGATCCATTGGTTGGTCAGTAGGTGCAACTTTAGGTTATGGGCAGGCTGTACCAAATAAACGAGTGATTGCTTGCATTGGTGATGGTAGCTTTCAG GTGACGGCTCAGGATGTGTCAACAATGCTTCGATGTGGTCAGAAGAGTATCATCTTCCTGATAAACAATGGCGGTTACACTATCGAGGTGGAGATCCATGATGGGCCTTATAATGTGATTAAGAACTGGAATTACACTGCCTTAGTTGACGCAATCCATAATGGTGAAGGCAACTGCTGGACCACAAAG GTCCGATGCGAAGAAGAGCTTATTGAAGCAATTGAGACTGCCACTGGAGCCAAGAAAGAATGTCTGTGTTTCATTGAAGTCATTGTTCACAAGGATGATACAAGCAAAGAACTTCTTGAATGGGGTTCCAGGGTCTCTGCAGCTAACAGCCGCCCGCCAAACCCTCAGTAG
- the LOC105174591 gene encoding dnaJ protein ERDJ3A: protein MKNRLALALVVVGLMFILFVESKKLDPYKVLGVDRNASQREIQKAFHKLSLQYHPDKNKNKGAQEKFSEINNAYDILSDEQKRKNYDLYGDEKGSPGFDAGGPGGHDGYTYFTSGGSGQSGFNFRPGEWQNMGGQGSKSFSFSFGGPDSGKQSSYGFGFDDIFSNFFGGGMGGGSQFGGFSGSARSEHGRKQPAKSMPSVNSQLYRKEIVDNGMTWLLFFYTSNLRGIQYYESVIEEVGTSLQGALKVGSMNCESDASFCKELGVYPRREPKIFVYSYASSEKGSLVEYDGDLDVKSLKSFCQDHLPRFSKRINLNNLDATSEAGRLPRVLLLSTKKSTPVIWRVLSGLYRKRFVFNDAEVHDISDASVRKLGIDSLPAIIGWLSNGEKQILKAGISVKDLKTAIQELSGLLDNFEKKNRKVSSVKKNPTESGERDIPLLTTSNFYDICGEKVPVCVIGIFRSSATRDKLQKILQSVSQKSFSRRQNLTSGSRDAVSYALLDASKQQSFLNAFDKSGFRSSDKLLVAYKPKRGTYATSQGEITEEAAERFISSVLNGDVQFTKARQKPTLK from the exons ATGAAGAATCGATTGGCGTTGGCGCTTGTTGTCGTCGGATTAATGTTTATTCTCTTCGTAGAATCGAAAAAACTCGACCCCTACAAG GTACTTGGGGTTGATCGAAATGCGAGTCAACGGGAAATCCAGAAAGCCTTTCACAA GCTGTCACTCCAATATCATCCAgacaaaaacaagaataagGGTGCCCAGGAAAAATTTTCGGAGATCAATAATG CATATGACATCTTATCTGATGAGCAGAAGAGGAAGAACTATGATCTCTATGGAGATGAAAAAGGTAGTCCTGGATTTGATGCAGGCGGCCCTGGAGGTCACGATGGATATACCTACTTCACTAGTGGTGGATCAGGACAAAGTGGATTTAATTTCAGGCCGGGTGAATGGCAAAATATGGGTGGACAAGGTTCAaaatcattctcattttcttttggtgGTCCTGATTCTGGCAAGCAAAGCTCATATGGTTTTGGATTCGATGATatcttttccaatttctttgGTGGTGGTATGGGAGGAGGGAGTCAGTTTGGTGGTTTCAGTGGTTCAGCTAGGTCTGAGCATGGGAGGAAGCAGCCCGCTAAGAGCATGCCATCTGTAAATTCTCAGTTGTACAGGAAAGAAATAGTTGATAATGGGATGACGtggcttttatttttttacacatCCAATCTCCGAGGGATCCAATATTATGAATCTGTTATAGAGGAAGTTGGCACCTCACTCCAGGGAGCACTAAAG GTTGGAAGTATGAATTGTGAATCCGATGCATCCTTTTGCAAGGAGCTTGGCGTCTATCCTCGCAGAGAACCTAAAATCTTTGTTTACTCATATGCATCTAGTGAAAAAGGTTCATTGGTTGAGTATGATGGTGATTTGGATGTCAAATCCCTGAAAAGTTTCTGTCAAGACCATTTACCCAGATTTTCGAAGCGCATCAACTTGAATAATTTGGATGCCACTTCTGAGGCTGGAAGGTTACCCAGAGTGTTGCTTCTGTCAACTAAGAAAAGCACCCCCGTTATTTGGCGTGTACTTAGTGGCTTGTACCGCAAGCGTTTTGTATTCAACGACGCAGAG GTTCATGACATATCAGATGCATCAGTCAGAAAATTAGGCATTGATTCACTTCCAGCTATCATTGGTTGGCTATCAAATGGGGAGAAGCAGATTCTCAAAGCTGGGATATCCGTGAAAGATCTGAAAACTGCAATTCAAGAGCTTAGTGGCTTGCTCgacaattttgagaaaaagaatagGAAAGTGTCTTCAGTGAAAAAGAATCCTACTGAATCAGGAGAGAGAGACATACCATTGCTTacaacatcaaatttttatgacATCTGCGGCGAGAAAGTTCCTGTCTGCGTAATTGGTATTTTCAGGTCATCGGCTACAAGGGACAAGCTACAAAAGATTCTGCAATCT GTGTCTCAGAAATCATTTTCCAGACGACAGAATTTGACCTCTGGTTCGAGGGATGCCGTTTCCTATGCTCTCTTGGATGCTTCAAAACAGCAATCCTTTTTAAATGCCTTTGATAAATCAGGGTTCAGGTCGTCAGACAAGCTCTTGGTGGCCTACAAACCGAAGAGAGGAACATATGCTACGTCTCAGGGTGAAATAACTGAAGAAGCGGCAGAGAGGTTTATAAGTTCAGTACTCAATGGAGACGTCCAATTTACTAAAGCAAGACAGAAGCCTACGCTAAAATGA